A DNA window from Aureibaculum sp. 2308TA14-22 contains the following coding sequences:
- a CDS encoding alpha-L-fucosidase, which produces MKHIKYILIIVFTLNIMSCKAQETVYEPTWESLDARPIPDWFQDAKFGIFIHWGPYSVPAWSPKGTYSEWYQKWLQGKSLFGNGNFKGDEVAVHHEKTYGKDFTYYDFGRLFTADLYDADEWANLIEKSGAKYTVLTSKHHDGFTLWHNKQANDRGFAWNSMEVGAKRDLVGEFIEAVKKTNVKAGLYYSLYEWYHPWWKNDKERFVDEHFLPQIKDLVTKYNPDVLWADGEWDMEADKWKSKEFLAWLFNESVAKDNIVINDRWGKGIRKNHGGYFTTEYEVEAPGFDRPWEECRGMGFSFGYNQNEDIQDYNSPKALVLTLINIVSTGGNLLLDIGPDARGNIPVIMQERLLQIGGWLKTNGEAIYGTRLWNNSFQWSEKGEKNYKPKQHYLGGDVILKQTIDPEPGYAVKELFFTQNSEAYFAILPQWKNEIVIRDFKPSANTEITLLATGETLKGKQTGEDFVITMPVYHPNKMRETDSYAYAIKVNK; this is translated from the coding sequence ATGAAACACATAAAGTACATTTTAATTATAGTATTTACATTAAATATAATGTCGTGCAAAGCTCAAGAAACGGTTTATGAACCTACTTGGGAATCTTTGGACGCACGCCCAATTCCAGATTGGTTTCAAGATGCAAAATTTGGAATTTTTATTCACTGGGGACCTTATTCAGTTCCAGCTTGGTCTCCAAAAGGAACGTATTCAGAATGGTATCAGAAATGGTTACAAGGAAAATCTTTATTTGGAAATGGAAATTTTAAAGGAGATGAGGTAGCTGTTCACCACGAAAAAACTTATGGTAAAGATTTTACCTATTACGATTTTGGAAGATTATTTACAGCAGATCTATATGATGCCGATGAATGGGCAAATTTAATTGAAAAATCAGGTGCAAAATATACCGTATTAACCTCCAAACATCACGATGGTTTTACGCTTTGGCACAATAAGCAAGCTAATGATAGGGGGTTTGCTTGGAACAGTATGGAGGTAGGTGCTAAACGCGATTTGGTTGGAGAATTTATCGAGGCTGTAAAGAAAACAAACGTTAAAGCAGGATTGTATTATTCATTGTACGAATGGTACCACCCTTGGTGGAAAAATGATAAAGAACGTTTTGTAGATGAGCACTTTTTACCTCAAATAAAAGATTTGGTAACTAAATACAATCCTGATGTTTTATGGGCTGATGGCGAATGGGATATGGAAGCCGATAAATGGAAATCCAAAGAGTTTTTAGCATGGTTGTTTAACGAGTCTGTTGCTAAAGACAACATTGTAATAAATGACAGATGGGGCAAAGGTATCCGTAAAAATCACGGTGGTTATTTTACTACAGAATATGAAGTGGAAGCTCCTGGATTTGATCGTCCTTGGGAAGAATGTAGAGGCATGGGTTTTTCGTTTGGCTACAATCAAAATGAAGATATTCAAGATTATAATTCACCAAAAGCATTAGTATTGACCTTGATAAATATCGTAAGTACTGGCGGCAATTTATTATTAGATATTGGACCCGATGCACGAGGAAATATTCCTGTTATTATGCAAGAACGATTGTTACAAATAGGAGGGTGGCTAAAGACTAATGGCGAGGCTATTTACGGAACAAGATTATGGAATAATTCTTTTCAATGGTCAGAAAAAGGCGAAAAGAACTATAAGCCAAAACAGCATTATTTAGGCGGTGATGTTATACTAAAACAAACCATAGACCCAGAACCAGGTTACGCAGTAAAAGAATTATTCTTTACACAGAATAGTGAAGCTTATTTTGCAATTTTGCCACAATGGAAAAATGAAATCGTGATAAGAGATTTTAAACCCTCTGCGAATACTGAAATCACTTTATTAGCAACGGGAGAAACCCTAAAAGGTAAACAAACAGGAGAGGATTTTGTAATAACTATGCCAGTTTACCATCCTAACAAAATGAGGGAAACGGACAGTTATGCTTACGCAATAAAAGTAAATAAATGA
- a CDS encoding alpha-L-fucosidase codes for MKFKHLKILVITLFVVCYSCAQKIAPPEPFGPIPSERQLRWHEMEYYAFIHFNINTFTNMEWGDGSEKPVQFNPSELDARQWAKTIKDAGMKGVIITAKHHDGFCLWPSKYTEHSVKNSPWKDGKGDVLKDLSEACKEYGLKMGVYLSPWDRNHADYGKPEYVTYFHNQLRELLTNYGDIFEVWFDGANGGSGFYGGANETRKIDNRTYYQWDKAIEMVRELQPNAVIFGDGGPGVRWVGNEEGWANETNWSLLRRDEVYPGYQKYKELRSGHEDGTHWVPAECDVSIRPGWYYHKSEDTQVHSLERLVKIYYESIGRNASLLLNLPVDDRGLVHEKDVEQLMALKQQIEKDFSKNLALETKVSATNVRGNASKYEAENVNDGNSETYWSTDDDVKKASITLSFKEPTEVNRIVLEEYIPLGQRVNKFTVETEVKGKWKLIDTQTTIGDKRILRFNTVKASKVRVNIEAKAALTISNIELYRAPNFLTQPVITRNIEGEVTIVVADENIEVYYTLDGSEPNTSSLKYNQPFMVNQPTKIKAIAYNPEDKAQTRVKEVYFDISKKDWKVLKTPSTKSYRIPRIIDENLDSSWVSDSNIGKSKEVIVDLGKAYDLSGFTYMPMRGRHPEGIISHYEFFVSMHNEKWMPVAKGEFGNIKNNPIEQTVKFKSTKGRYIKLKALKIVDGVDKMSVGELGVITE; via the coding sequence ATGAAGTTTAAACATTTAAAAATTTTAGTAATTACCTTATTCGTTGTATGTTATTCTTGTGCTCAAAAAATTGCACCGCCTGAACCGTTTGGTCCCATACCTTCAGAACGTCAACTTCGATGGCACGAGATGGAATACTATGCTTTTATTCATTTTAATATAAATACGTTTACCAATATGGAATGGGGCGATGGAAGTGAAAAGCCAGTACAATTTAATCCATCGGAGTTGGATGCCAGACAATGGGCAAAAACGATTAAAGATGCGGGTATGAAAGGCGTTATTATTACGGCAAAGCATCATGATGGATTTTGTCTTTGGCCGTCAAAATATACTGAGCATTCGGTAAAAAACTCACCATGGAAAGATGGAAAAGGCGATGTGCTCAAAGATTTATCGGAAGCTTGTAAAGAGTACGGTTTAAAAATGGGTGTGTATTTATCACCTTGGGATAGAAACCATGCGGATTATGGTAAGCCAGAATATGTAACCTATTTTCACAATCAATTAAGAGAGTTATTAACCAATTATGGCGACATTTTTGAAGTTTGGTTTGATGGGGCAAATGGTGGTTCTGGATTTTATGGAGGTGCAAATGAAACACGTAAAATTGACAATAGAACCTATTATCAATGGGATAAAGCCATCGAAATGGTTAGAGAATTACAGCCTAATGCAGTTATTTTCGGCGACGGTGGTCCTGGAGTACGTTGGGTTGGTAACGAAGAAGGTTGGGCAAATGAAACCAATTGGAGTTTATTGAGACGTGATGAAGTGTATCCTGGGTATCAAAAATATAAAGAGTTACGTTCTGGACACGAAGATGGTACACATTGGGTGCCCGCTGAATGCGATGTATCAATTAGGCCAGGATGGTACTATCATAAATCTGAAGATACACAAGTACATTCACTAGAACGTTTAGTAAAAATATATTACGAATCTATTGGAAGAAATGCGTCGTTATTATTGAATTTACCAGTGGACGATAGAGGTCTGGTTCATGAAAAAGATGTGGAACAATTAATGGCTTTAAAGCAACAGATAGAAAAAGATTTTTCAAAGAATTTGGCTTTAGAAACTAAAGTTTCTGCAACCAATGTTAGAGGAAATGCTTCAAAATATGAAGCAGAGAATGTAAATGATGGAAATTCAGAAACGTACTGGTCAACCGATGATGATGTTAAAAAAGCTTCAATAACGTTGTCTTTTAAAGAACCTACCGAAGTGAATAGAATTGTTTTGGAGGAGTACATTCCTTTAGGTCAACGTGTGAATAAATTCACGGTTGAAACTGAAGTAAAGGGTAAGTGGAAATTAATCGATACCCAAACGACTATTGGCGATAAACGTATTTTAAGATTTAATACGGTAAAAGCATCAAAAGTGAGGGTAAATATAGAAGCTAAGGCAGCATTAACAATTTCGAATATTGAGTTGTATCGTGCTCCAAATTTTTTAACACAACCTGTTATTACAAGGAATATCGAAGGTGAAGTGACTATTGTCGTAGCAGATGAAAATATTGAAGTATATTATACGCTTGATGGCTCAGAGCCAAATACTTCTTCATTAAAATACAATCAACCCTTTATGGTGAATCAACCAACAAAAATAAAAGCGATTGCATATAATCCAGAAGATAAAGCCCAAACAAGAGTTAAAGAAGTTTATTTCGATATTTCTAAAAAAGATTGGAAAGTACTTAAAACACCTTCAACTAAAAGTTATAGAATTCCTAGAATTATTGATGAAAACCTAGATTCTTCTTGGGTGAGTGATTCAAACATTGGTAAATCTAAAGAAGTAATTGTCGATTTAGGAAAAGCGTATGATTTGTCAGGTTTTACCTATATGCCAATGCGAGGGCGTCATCCGGAAGGAATAATATCGCATTATGAATTTTTTGTAAGTATGCACAATGAAAAATGGATGCCTGTTGCAAAAGGTGAGTTTGGGAACATCAAAAACAATCCTATCGAGCAAACAGTAAAGTTTAAATCAACTAAAGGACGCTACATTAAGCTAAAAGCACTTAAAATAGTAGATGGAGTTGACAAAATGTCTGTTGGAGAATTAGGTGTAATTACTGAATAA
- a CDS encoding alkaline phosphatase family protein, with product MTQIITQKMLNYLSIPIIMLLACNEKNNTIKNPEPSNTSTTDKVLLIGFDGIRSDVFELLLESGQLPNMKKLIDNGVYFSKATTSDLTGSWGGWCDVLRGVHRDKHEAGYWGQNVDPGSDIPEFVAFPDLFTRLEAHNSDLNTKSFITWEGLDKSLDKADERIFENYNNNGDEIVTAKAVANLKSGNPDVVFFYQADTDIGGHNNGFGPNAIATSLSQFPSAYINTIKQADINAGKVLTAIKSRTNFDNEKWLVLFTSDHGGTNGGHSQNRVAERNVPIIVSSLNFEISKPTNDASHIDIQPKNIDIVPTILNYLSISKTSDAWLALEGHDIFEIIDMKRDLSLDKNLIFNSDAEYDTGFDGQDETIRDGGSKAGERDWPAEGVYWDQTISAWDDWTETPSRHSMTVAFYGSGQDDTFLQKDQATNWNGGKNFFCAGIDGNSEMEQSINISSLSANSYEISGYLGGSKTSSDTATITVTFLNSSGSEISTTVVNGPSAYERDNTTTLILKSKNGSLPNGTHSVKIKLKINGKYGFADNLSFVLKN from the coding sequence ATGACACAAATAATAACACAAAAAATGCTAAATTACTTATCTATTCCTATCATTATGCTTTTAGCATGTAATGAAAAAAATAACACAATTAAAAATCCTGAACCTTCAAATACTTCAACTACCGATAAGGTTTTATTGATAGGTTTCGATGGTATACGAAGCGATGTCTTTGAGCTTTTATTAGAAAGTGGTCAGTTGCCCAATATGAAAAAGCTGATTGACAATGGTGTATATTTCAGCAAAGCGACCACATCTGATTTAACCGGAAGCTGGGGTGGTTGGTGCGACGTTTTAAGGGGTGTACATCGCGATAAACACGAAGCAGGATATTGGGGTCAAAATGTTGATCCAGGATCGGATATTCCAGAATTTGTGGCATTCCCAGATCTGTTTACAAGGTTGGAAGCACATAATAGTGATTTGAATACCAAATCGTTTATTACTTGGGAAGGATTAGATAAATCCTTAGATAAGGCCGATGAAAGAATTTTTGAGAATTATAATAATAACGGTGATGAAATTGTTACCGCCAAAGCTGTTGCTAATTTAAAAAGTGGCAATCCCGATGTTGTTTTTTTCTATCAAGCTGATACGGATATAGGTGGTCATAACAACGGGTTTGGGCCAAATGCCATTGCAACTTCATTGAGCCAGTTTCCATCTGCATATATAAATACAATCAAGCAAGCAGATATTAATGCGGGTAAGGTATTAACAGCAATAAAATCTAGGACAAATTTTGATAATGAAAAGTGGTTGGTCTTGTTTACCTCGGACCATGGTGGTACAAACGGCGGTCATTCGCAAAACAGAGTTGCGGAACGAAATGTTCCTATAATAGTCAGTAGTTTGAATTTTGAAATTTCCAAACCTACTAACGATGCCAGTCATATTGATATTCAACCAAAAAATATAGATATTGTACCTACTATTTTAAATTATTTAAGTATTTCTAAGACTTCAGATGCATGGTTAGCTTTGGAGGGTCATGATATATTTGAAATTATTGATATGAAGCGAGATTTAAGTCTTGATAAGAACTTAATCTTTAATAGTGACGCCGAATATGACACGGGTTTTGATGGTCAAGATGAGACCATTAGAGATGGTGGTTCCAAGGCTGGAGAGAGAGATTGGCCCGCTGAAGGTGTTTATTGGGATCAAACGATAAGTGCCTGGGACGACTGGACAGAAACACCATCTAGGCATAGTATGACGGTTGCTTTTTATGGATCAGGGCAAGATGACACATTTCTGCAAAAAGATCAAGCAACAAATTGGAACGGAGGTAAAAACTTTTTTTGTGCTGGGATAGATGGTAATAGTGAGATGGAACAATCAATTAATATAAGTTCTTTATCCGCTAATTCTTATGAAATTTCAGGTTATTTAGGAGGAAGTAAAACATCAAGTGACACTGCTACAATAACGGTTACATTTTTAAACTCTAGTGGTAGCGAGATCAGTACTACTGTGGTTAATGGACCTTCTGCTTACGAAAGGGACAATACCACAACGTTAATCTTAAAGAGTAAAAACGGATCCTTGCCAAATGGTACACATTCCGTAAAAATTAAATTAAAAATTAATGGTAAATATGGATTTGCCGATAATTTAAGTTTTGTCTTGAAAAATTAA
- a CDS encoding GH116 family glycosyl-hydrolase, producing the protein MLKKITLLITIALSCQLNAQNADAEIYSGKQLKYIGMPIGGITAGQVYLGGDGQLWYWDIFNIQRIKPGGPGDKFYINPLTQDNQFDQGFAVRVKKLLPTTITPIVKPLNSDGFSDITFRGEYPIGKVTYKDADFPISIKLNAFSPFIPTDHESSDFPAVVMEYTLTNDSDTKVSVELFGWLQNMANYKTASEANGKAKNEIIKSGEALQLFASSNVTDEASKDLPDYGNMSLTLLEGNEAWGSPSTPQDINYNLTEVSPSKNKGEETALGKKLTGVIGKEVELKAGESKTLTFVLSWYFPNVHRKESGFHDLKNRDNLRHYYSKKFKSSADVASKIAAKKTKYLETTKQWNKTWYNASLPSWFLDRTFVNTSILATTSCYRLDDLTDNPDNENRFYTMEGVYLGHGTCTHVFHYEQALGRVFPSLARQLRTQIDYGLSFNKGVIGYRAELSEIGHHDGRGYAVDGQAGTILRAYREHTTASNNNYLKSYWPKIKESLEYMIAHDAEKSIKPDGILEGVQYNTLDKMWYGKNAWQSSLYNAALQAGADMAIEMGDKKFAKNFKAIAKLGQQNMTNQFFDGEYFINIPDPDNTENPNTNIGCHIDQVLGQSWAIQAGLPRVLPKKETVSALKSIYKYNFQKDVGKYLDTATIKNVRFYALPGEAGTIMCTFPKGGALESKGTKAADWDNLVVGYFSECMTGFTYQVAGHMIAEGLVDEGMSMIKAIHDRYQPQKRNPYNEVEYGNHYTRAMSSYGAFVSASGFTLNEPNGRIGFSPKINPNDFKSAFIAGNSWGTFIQKVEDNQLKVSLEVTYGKLKLQEISLDELSNAKEVVLIINEKKTKARLIKSNTKLIVYFKTITLSKGDKLEIKVS; encoded by the coding sequence ATGTTGAAAAAAATCACGCTATTAATCACTATAGCATTAAGTTGTCAACTTAATGCACAAAATGCAGATGCTGAAATTTATTCAGGAAAACAATTAAAATACATAGGAATGCCTATTGGGGGTATTACGGCAGGACAAGTGTATTTAGGTGGTGATGGTCAATTATGGTATTGGGATATTTTTAATATACAGCGTATTAAACCAGGTGGCCCTGGTGATAAATTTTATATCAACCCCTTGACGCAAGACAATCAATTCGACCAAGGTTTTGCGGTTCGTGTTAAAAAATTATTGCCAACAACCATTACACCTATTGTAAAACCATTAAATAGCGATGGATTTTCTGACATTACGTTTAGAGGGGAATACCCCATAGGGAAAGTAACGTATAAAGATGCCGATTTCCCAATATCAATAAAACTAAATGCGTTTTCACCATTTATTCCGACCGACCATGAATCGTCTGATTTTCCAGCAGTAGTTATGGAATATACATTGACCAACGATTCAGATACTAAAGTTTCTGTGGAGTTATTCGGGTGGCTTCAAAATATGGCTAATTATAAAACGGCAAGTGAAGCTAATGGAAAAGCTAAAAATGAAATCATAAAATCAGGAGAGGCACTTCAATTGTTTGCTTCTTCAAACGTAACTGATGAAGCCAGCAAAGATTTACCAGATTATGGTAATATGTCTTTAACCCTATTAGAAGGCAATGAGGCTTGGGGGTCGCCATCTACACCACAAGATATTAATTATAATTTAACTGAAGTTTCTCCATCAAAAAATAAAGGCGAAGAAACTGCTTTAGGAAAAAAACTTACTGGCGTTATAGGAAAAGAAGTTGAACTGAAAGCAGGGGAAAGTAAAACATTAACCTTTGTGCTATCTTGGTATTTTCCAAATGTTCACCGTAAAGAAAGTGGTTTTCACGATTTAAAAAACAGAGATAATTTAAGACATTATTACAGTAAAAAGTTTAAGTCATCAGCAGATGTGGCAAGCAAAATTGCTGCAAAAAAAACTAAATATTTAGAAACTACAAAACAGTGGAATAAAACCTGGTATAATGCATCATTACCATCATGGTTTTTAGATAGAACTTTTGTAAATACAAGTATTTTAGCAACAACTTCTTGTTACCGTTTAGATGACTTAACTGATAATCCTGACAATGAAAACCGTTTTTACACCATGGAAGGAGTGTATTTAGGTCATGGTACATGTACACATGTTTTTCATTACGAACAGGCATTAGGTAGAGTGTTTCCTAGTTTGGCCCGTCAATTAAGAACCCAAATAGATTATGGTTTATCATTTAATAAAGGGGTTATTGGTTATAGAGCAGAATTAAGTGAAATTGGACATCATGATGGACGCGGTTATGCGGTTGATGGACAAGCAGGAACCATTTTAAGAGCCTACAGAGAACACACTACTGCATCAAATAACAACTATTTAAAATCGTATTGGCCAAAAATTAAAGAAAGTTTGGAATATATGATTGCACATGATGCTGAAAAATCAATAAAGCCAGACGGTATTTTAGAAGGTGTACAATACAATACCTTAGACAAAATGTGGTATGGTAAAAATGCATGGCAAAGTAGTCTGTACAATGCAGCATTGCAGGCAGGTGCAGATATGGCAATAGAAATGGGAGATAAAAAGTTTGCGAAAAACTTCAAGGCCATAGCTAAACTAGGACAACAAAACATGACCAATCAATTTTTTGATGGTGAATATTTTATAAATATTCCGGATCCCGATAATACGGAGAATCCAAATACTAATATTGGTTGTCATATTGATCAAGTATTAGGACAATCATGGGCTATTCAAGCAGGATTACCACGCGTATTACCTAAAAAGGAAACGGTTAGTGCCTTAAAATCAATTTATAAATATAATTTTCAAAAAGATGTTGGAAAATATTTAGATACGGCGACTATCAAAAATGTCCGTTTTTATGCCTTGCCTGGTGAGGCGGGAACTATTATGTGTACGTTTCCAAAGGGAGGAGCATTAGAATCTAAAGGCACAAAAGCGGCAGATTGGGATAATCTAGTAGTAGGCTATTTCAGTGAATGTATGACCGGGTTTACCTACCAAGTGGCGGGACATATGATTGCTGAAGGATTGGTAGATGAGGGAATGAGTATGATTAAAGCCATTCATGATCGTTATCAGCCTCAAAAAAGAAACCCATATAACGAAGTGGAATATGGTAATCATTATACACGTGCCATGTCTAGTTACGGAGCTTTTGTATCGGCTTCTGGGTTTACATTAAACGAGCCTAATGGAAGAATTGGTTTTTCACCAAAGATAAACCCTAATGATTTTAAATCGGCATTTATTGCAGGAAACAGTTGGGGTACATTTATCCAAAAAGTTGAAGACAACCAGCTAAAAGTGAGTTTAGAAGTTACTTATGGTAAATTAAAACTACAAGAAATTAGTTTAGATGAATTATCGAATGCTAAAGAAGTAGTATTGATAATAAATGAAAAAAAAACAAAAGCAAGATTAATTAAAAGCAATACTAAATTAATCGTGTATTTCAAAACCATTACACTTTCGAAAGGTGATAAATTAGAAATTAAAGTTTCATAA
- a CDS encoding GcvT family protein, translating into MSAETKSKTSLPAKAQVVVVGGGVVGTSVLYHLAERGVEAILLEKNDLTNGATWHAAGLVGQLRSSRNVTRLVQYSAELYRRLEEITGQPAGWNEVGSLRLASSEERMMELRKIATQGKSFGLEVEILTPEQCQEKFPIMELEGCVGGVYCATDGYADPSMLTQALARGARANGARIFRDTMVEGFEKKNGKVTAVVTNKGTVECDTVVNCAGMWARRVGQMAGVNVPIAIMEHQYMVTKEMDGVPRDLPVTRDPDKAVYYRSEVGGLIFGGFELSPILYNHGDMPWDFVSQLFEPNYDQFEQLFIPGLERTPILEKAEVRQMINGPDGYTPDSHYLLGPSPEVPNYFLATGMNCFGIAGAGGVGKAVSEWIIDGRPKLYIYSEDIRRFGAPHYAADKYVGARTNEHYPKHYTLAWPHEQDKAERNLRRSPLYDKLKDQGACFGEKSGWERALWFAPEGVEAKEEMAWGRPHWHNHVGREVKAIRENVAILDQSSFGKIEIRGKDALQVLQRLCTRNMDKPVGTLSYTQMCNKDGGIECDVTIARLGENHFYMITGTSFTAHDLDWVNINIKDDEACVAFDCTSSRGVLNLCGPNARKVLEKTLITKFDDVSNEGFKFGTCKQIHIGSAPVQALRVSYHGELGWELHMPVEYTAYVYEKLMEAGEEFAIANVGYRALECCRIEKGYFYWSGDLTADYDPYCAGLGFNVHLKKKVDFIGKDALAKIKAEGTRFKMCFFELEEETEIYGSEPLYCDGEVVEIVTSGAFSHTLGKTIAFAYVPTANLDAKTYEIESFGKRIKCIRHDKCLYDFERVRVLS; encoded by the coding sequence ATGAGTGCAGAAACGAAATCCAAAACATCTTTACCTGCCAAGGCTCAAGTCGTTGTCGTTGGCGGTGGAGTGGTAGGAACAAGTGTTCTTTATCACTTGGCAGAGCGAGGTGTTGAAGCAATCCTTTTAGAAAAGAATGATTTAACAAATGGTGCAACTTGGCACGCTGCTGGTCTTGTAGGTCAGTTACGTTCTTCTCGTAATGTTACCCGATTAGTACAATATTCTGCAGAACTTTATCGTCGCTTAGAAGAAATTACAGGTCAACCCGCAGGTTGGAATGAAGTGGGTTCGCTTCGTTTGGCATCTTCAGAAGAGCGTATGATGGAGCTTCGCAAGATTGCGACACAAGGTAAATCGTTTGGTCTTGAAGTAGAGATTCTTACTCCAGAGCAATGCCAAGAAAAATTCCCTATTATGGAACTTGAAGGTTGTGTTGGAGGGGTTTATTGTGCTACAGATGGTTATGCAGATCCATCAATGCTTACTCAAGCATTGGCTCGTGGTGCACGTGCCAATGGAGCACGTATTTTCCGCGATACGATGGTTGAAGGTTTTGAAAAGAAAAATGGCAAAGTAACCGCAGTCGTAACAAACAAAGGAACAGTTGAGTGTGACACCGTTGTAAACTGTGCAGGTATGTGGGCTCGACGTGTTGGCCAAATGGCTGGCGTTAACGTTCCCATAGCCATTATGGAGCACCAATATATGGTAACCAAAGAAATGGATGGCGTACCAAGAGACTTGCCTGTAACTCGTGACCCAGATAAAGCTGTTTACTACCGTTCAGAAGTAGGTGGTCTAATTTTTGGTGGTTTTGAGCTTTCGCCAATTTTATATAACCATGGAGATATGCCATGGGATTTCGTATCACAATTATTCGAACCAAACTATGATCAATTTGAGCAACTTTTTATCCCAGGTTTAGAGCGAACGCCTATTCTTGAAAAAGCAGAAGTGCGTCAAATGATTAATGGTCCAGACGGATACACACCAGATTCTCACTACTTATTAGGACCTTCACCAGAAGTTCCAAATTACTTCTTAGCAACAGGAATGAACTGTTTCGGTATTGCAGGAGCTGGTGGAGTTGGTAAAGCAGTTTCAGAATGGATTATTGATGGTCGTCCAAAATTATATATTTATTCAGAAGATATTCGTCGTTTTGGTGCCCCTCATTATGCAGCAGATAAATACGTTGGTGCTCGCACAAATGAACACTATCCGAAACATTATACCCTTGCATGGCCACACGAACAAGACAAGGCAGAACGTAACTTACGTCGCAGTCCTTTATATGATAAACTGAAAGATCAAGGTGCTTGTTTTGGTGAAAAATCAGGTTGGGAACGGGCACTTTGGTTTGCTCCAGAAGGGGTAGAAGCAAAAGAAGAAATGGCATGGGGTCGACCACATTGGCATAATCATGTGGGTCGTGAAGTAAAAGCTATTCGTGAAAACGTAGCGATTTTAGACCAATCCTCATTCGGAAAGATTGAAATACGTGGTAAGGATGCGTTGCAGGTACTTCAACGTCTTTGTACACGTAATATGGACAAGCCTGTAGGTACACTATCTTACACACAAATGTGTAATAAGGATGGTGGTATTGAATGTGATGTAACGATTGCACGCCTAGGAGAGAACCATTTCTATATGATTACAGGTACTTCATTTACAGCACATGATTTGGATTGGGTAAATATTAACATTAAAGATGATGAAGCATGCGTTGCGTTTGATTGCACATCATCAAGAGGTGTTTTGAATCTTTGTGGACCAAATGCCCGTAAAGTTTTAGAAAAAACATTAATAACAAAATTCGATGATGTTTCTAACGAAGGGTTCAAATTCGGAACTTGTAAACAAATACATATTGGTTCGGCACCAGTTCAGGCACTACGTGTAAGTTATCACGGAGAATTAGGATGGGAGTTACACATGCCAGTAGAATATACTGCTTATGTTTATGAAAAATTAATGGAGGCTGGCGAAGAGTTTGCTATTGCTAATGTAGGATACCGTGCTTTAGAATGTTGTCGTATTGAAAAAGGATATTTTTACTGGAGTGGTGATCTTACGGCAGATTACGATCCATACTGTGCTGGACTTGGATTTAACGTTCATCTAAAGAAAAAGGTTGACTTTATTGGTAAGGATGCACTTGCTAAAATTAAAGCTGAAGGAACACGCTTCAAAATGTGTTTCTTTGAACTTGAAGAAGAGACAGAGATTTATGGATCAGAACCATTATACTGTGACGGCGAAGTCGTTGAAATTGTTACTTCCGGTGCTTTTTCTCATACACTTGGAAAAACAATTGCCTTCGCATATGTGCCAACAGCAAACTTAGATGCAAAGACTTACGAAATCGAATCATTCGGTAAACGAATTAAGTGCATACGACATGACAAATGTCTTTATGACTTTGAAAGAGTTCGTGTTCTTAGCTAA